Proteins encoded by one window of Puntigrus tetrazona isolate hp1 chromosome 25, ASM1883169v1, whole genome shotgun sequence:
- the sv2bb gene encoding synaptic vesicle glycoprotein 2B isoform X2 translates to MADPYHNNIYHQGDGDSYGTYGQGGQDGYGYQTEYPPQEEDAASDATEGHDEDDQMYEGEYQGIPHPDEVKAARRAARAKARTAADAVSDQEELAEQYEDIMEDCGHGRFQWTLFVVLGLALMADSVECFVVALVLPSAEKDMCLSHAEKGMLGLIVFLGMMFGAFIWGGLADKVGRRKCLIIVLAMNCISAFFSSFAQGYGFFLFFRLFSGIGIGGSVPIVYSYFSEFLQMDKRGEHLSWLCMFWMMGGIYASFTAWGIIPRYGWGFSMGTEFQFHSWRVFVLVCALPAIAAFVGLMFMPESPRFLLENAKHDEAWMILKQVHDTNWRAKGEPERVFTVTQIKTPKTQEDEFIEIQTATGTAFQRWVVRTLTLTKLVMKNVASLLGRDLRLATLLMAIIWFTMAFSFYGLSVWFPDMIKHLQHEEYESKVKVFHREKVEQFHFNFSLENQVHKEGEYIKDKFINIEMRSVKFEDSLFVDCFFENIRSTETIFENCTIRSTVFYDTDLYEEKFIDCTLENVTFSHNKKGCHLDYEEENDVLVYLVSFLGSLAVLPGNIISALFMDKIGRIKIIGGSMLISAGCTFFLFLSFSQAAIIAWQCLFCGVSVAAWNGIQVITVELYPASKRATAFGVLNAICKLAAILGSSIFASFIGITKVIPILLSFGALVGGGVLALKLPETREKVLL, encoded by the exons ATGGCGGATCCATACCACAACAACATTTACCACCAGGGAGACGGAGACAGCTATGGGACATATGGACAGGGAGGACAGGACGGCTACGGTTATCAGACTGAGTACCCTCCTCAGGAGGAAGACGCCGCCAGCGATGCCACCGAGGGACACGATGAAGATGATCAAATGTATGAAGGGGAGTACCAGGGCATCCCCCATCCAGATGAGGTCAAGGCTGCTCGGAGGGCTGCAAGAGCGAAAGCGAGGACCGCAGCGGATGCCGTTTCAGATCAGGAGGAGCTTGCTGAACAATACGAGGACATCATGGAGGACTGTGGACATGGGAGGTTCCAGTGGACCCTGTTTGTGGTGTTAGGTCTGGCTCTAATGGCGGACAGCGTGGAGTGCTTTGTAGTGGCATTGGTGCTACCCAGTGCAGAGAAAGACATGTGTTTGTCCCACGCTGAGAAGGGAATGCTGG GTTTGATAGTATTCCTGGGAATGATGTTCGGAGCATTTATTTGGGGTGGCCTGGCTGATAAAGTGGGCCGACGAAAATGTCTGATTATCGTCCTGGCCATGAATTGCATTTCTGCCTTCTTCTCCTCATTCGCACAGGGATATGGCTTCTTCCTATTCTTCAGGCTGTTCTCTGGAATTGG GATCGGGGGCTCTGTCCCAATTGTGTACTCGTACTTCTCTGAGTTCCTCCAGATGGATAAAAGAGGAGAACATCTCAGCTGGCTTTGCATGTTTTGGATGATGGGGGGCATCTACGCCTCCTTCACTGCTTGGGGCATCATCCCTCGATATG GTTGGGGCTTCAGCATGGGCACAGAGTTCCAGTTCCACAGCTGGAGGGTGTTTGTTCTAGTCTGTGCTCTCCCAGCTATAGCGGCTTTTGTTGGGTTAATGTTCATGCCCGAGAGCCCACGCTTCCTACTGGAG AATGCTAAACATGATGAAGCCTGGATGATCCTGAAACAGGTTCATGACACCAACTGGAGAGCGAAAGGAGAACCTGAGAGAGTGTTTACT GTAACTCAAATCAAGACTCCAAAGACACAGGAAGATGAGTTTATTGAGATTCAGACTGCAACTGGAACTGCGTTCCAGAGATGGGTGGTTCGAACCTTGACATTGACCAAGCTG GTCATGAAAAATGTTGCGTCCCTCTTGGGTCGTGATCTAAGACTAGCTACTCTGCTAATGGCCATCATATGGTTCACAATGGCATTTAG tttttacgGGCTTTCTGTGTGGTTTCCTGACATGATCAAACACCTCCAGCATGAGGAGTATGAATCTAAGGTGAAAGTGTTTCATCGGGAGAAGGTGGAGCAATTTCATTTCAACTTCTCTTTGGAGAACCAAGTCCATAAAGAGGGAGAATACATCAAAGACAA GTTCATCAACATTGAGATGAGGTCTGTGAAGTTTGAAGACTCTTTGTTCGTGGACTGCTTCTTTGAGAACATCCGATCCACAGAAACCATCTTTGAGAACTGCACCATCCGCAGTACTGTGTTTTATGACACAG ACTTGTATGAAGAAAAGTTCATTGACTGTACATTAGAGAACGTCACTTTCAGTCACAACAAGAAAGGATGCCATTTAGACTATGAAGAGGAGAATGACGTCCTCGTCTACTTGGTCAGCTTCTTAGGCAGCTTAGCCGTGTTGCCTGGAAATATCATCTCCGCACTCTTCATGGACAAGATTGGACGCATCAAGATTATAG GTGGTTCGATGCTTATTTCTGCTGGTTGcacctttttccttttcttgagCTTTAGTCAGGCAGCCATCATAGCCTGGCAGTGTCTGTTTTGTGGCGTTAGCGTAGCAGCATGGAACGGCATTCAGGTCATCACTGTGGAGCTCTACCCAGCTTCAAAAAG AGCCACAGCGTTTGGAGTCTTAAATGCCATTTGCAAGTTGGCGGCTATATTGGGAAGCTCAATCTTTGCCTCGTTCATAGGCATTACCAAAGTCATTCCTATTCTGCTGTCCTTCGGTGCTCTGGTCGGTGGCGGAGTGCTGGCCCTGAAACTGCCTGAGACCAGAGAGAAGGTCTTGCTGTGA
- the sv2bb gene encoding synaptic vesicle glycoprotein 2B isoform X1 — MADPYHNNIYHQGDGDSYGTYGQGGQDGYGYQTEYPPQEEDAASDATEGHDEDDQMYEGEYQGIPHPDEVKAARRAARAKARTAADAVSDQEELAEQYEDIMEDCGHGRFQWTLFVVLGLALMADSVECFVVALVLPSAEKDMCLSHAEKGMLGLIVFLGMMFGAFIWGGLADKVGRRKCLIIVLAMNCISAFFSSFAQGYGFFLFFRLFSGIGIGGSVPIVYSYFSEFLQMDKRGEHLSWLCMFWMMGGIYASFTAWGIIPRYGTYVYLVYVDRCKKYFPFSLIFTYWLLFCISGWGFSMGTEFQFHSWRVFVLVCALPAIAAFVGLMFMPESPRFLLENAKHDEAWMILKQVHDTNWRAKGEPERVFTVTQIKTPKTQEDEFIEIQTATGTAFQRWVVRTLTLTKLVMKNVASLLGRDLRLATLLMAIIWFTMAFSFYGLSVWFPDMIKHLQHEEYESKVKVFHREKVEQFHFNFSLENQVHKEGEYIKDKFINIEMRSVKFEDSLFVDCFFENIRSTETIFENCTIRSTVFYDTDLYEEKFIDCTLENVTFSHNKKGCHLDYEEENDVLVYLVSFLGSLAVLPGNIISALFMDKIGRIKIIGGSMLISAGCTFFLFLSFSQAAIIAWQCLFCGVSVAAWNGIQVITVELYPASKRATAFGVLNAICKLAAILGSSIFASFIGITKVIPILLSFGALVGGGVLALKLPETREKVLL; from the exons ATGGCGGATCCATACCACAACAACATTTACCACCAGGGAGACGGAGACAGCTATGGGACATATGGACAGGGAGGACAGGACGGCTACGGTTATCAGACTGAGTACCCTCCTCAGGAGGAAGACGCCGCCAGCGATGCCACCGAGGGACACGATGAAGATGATCAAATGTATGAAGGGGAGTACCAGGGCATCCCCCATCCAGATGAGGTCAAGGCTGCTCGGAGGGCTGCAAGAGCGAAAGCGAGGACCGCAGCGGATGCCGTTTCAGATCAGGAGGAGCTTGCTGAACAATACGAGGACATCATGGAGGACTGTGGACATGGGAGGTTCCAGTGGACCCTGTTTGTGGTGTTAGGTCTGGCTCTAATGGCGGACAGCGTGGAGTGCTTTGTAGTGGCATTGGTGCTACCCAGTGCAGAGAAAGACATGTGTTTGTCCCACGCTGAGAAGGGAATGCTGG GTTTGATAGTATTCCTGGGAATGATGTTCGGAGCATTTATTTGGGGTGGCCTGGCTGATAAAGTGGGCCGACGAAAATGTCTGATTATCGTCCTGGCCATGAATTGCATTTCTGCCTTCTTCTCCTCATTCGCACAGGGATATGGCTTCTTCCTATTCTTCAGGCTGTTCTCTGGAATTGG GATCGGGGGCTCTGTCCCAATTGTGTACTCGTACTTCTCTGAGTTCCTCCAGATGGATAAAAGAGGAGAACATCTCAGCTGGCTTTGCATGTTTTGGATGATGGGGGGCATCTACGCCTCCTTCACTGCTTGGGGCATCATCCCTCGATATGGTACATATGTATACCTTGTATATGTAGATCGGTGTAAGAAATACTTTCCCTTTTCccttatttttacatattggCTGTTGTTCTGTATTTCAGGTTGGGGCTTCAGCATGGGCACAGAGTTCCAGTTCCACAGCTGGAGGGTGTTTGTTCTAGTCTGTGCTCTCCCAGCTATAGCGGCTTTTGTTGGGTTAATGTTCATGCCCGAGAGCCCACGCTTCCTACTGGAG AATGCTAAACATGATGAAGCCTGGATGATCCTGAAACAGGTTCATGACACCAACTGGAGAGCGAAAGGAGAACCTGAGAGAGTGTTTACT GTAACTCAAATCAAGACTCCAAAGACACAGGAAGATGAGTTTATTGAGATTCAGACTGCAACTGGAACTGCGTTCCAGAGATGGGTGGTTCGAACCTTGACATTGACCAAGCTG GTCATGAAAAATGTTGCGTCCCTCTTGGGTCGTGATCTAAGACTAGCTACTCTGCTAATGGCCATCATATGGTTCACAATGGCATTTAG tttttacgGGCTTTCTGTGTGGTTTCCTGACATGATCAAACACCTCCAGCATGAGGAGTATGAATCTAAGGTGAAAGTGTTTCATCGGGAGAAGGTGGAGCAATTTCATTTCAACTTCTCTTTGGAGAACCAAGTCCATAAAGAGGGAGAATACATCAAAGACAA GTTCATCAACATTGAGATGAGGTCTGTGAAGTTTGAAGACTCTTTGTTCGTGGACTGCTTCTTTGAGAACATCCGATCCACAGAAACCATCTTTGAGAACTGCACCATCCGCAGTACTGTGTTTTATGACACAG ACTTGTATGAAGAAAAGTTCATTGACTGTACATTAGAGAACGTCACTTTCAGTCACAACAAGAAAGGATGCCATTTAGACTATGAAGAGGAGAATGACGTCCTCGTCTACTTGGTCAGCTTCTTAGGCAGCTTAGCCGTGTTGCCTGGAAATATCATCTCCGCACTCTTCATGGACAAGATTGGACGCATCAAGATTATAG GTGGTTCGATGCTTATTTCTGCTGGTTGcacctttttccttttcttgagCTTTAGTCAGGCAGCCATCATAGCCTGGCAGTGTCTGTTTTGTGGCGTTAGCGTAGCAGCATGGAACGGCATTCAGGTCATCACTGTGGAGCTCTACCCAGCTTCAAAAAG AGCCACAGCGTTTGGAGTCTTAAATGCCATTTGCAAGTTGGCGGCTATATTGGGAAGCTCAATCTTTGCCTCGTTCATAGGCATTACCAAAGTCATTCCTATTCTGCTGTCCTTCGGTGCTCTGGTCGGTGGCGGAGTGCTGGCCCTGAAACTGCCTGAGACCAGAGAGAAGGTCTTGCTGTGA